The following are encoded together in the Magnetospirillum gryphiswaldense MSR-1 v2 genome:
- a CDS encoding TetR/AcrR family transcriptional regulator — translation MNSTLPRRRGRPPKVAPDNTDTRTALVRAGVELLTEQGFVSTGIDQVLKKVGVPKGSFYHYFASKDDFGFAVIHAYGAYFAAKLDRWLANPARLPLQGLADFVADAKAGMARFDFRRGCLVGNLGQELGGSHDEFRRRLEAIMMDWQARVAACLRQARAAGQIKPDVDCERMAEFFWTGWEGAILRAKLTRSTRPMDVFAETFFTLLTE, via the coding sequence ATGAACAGCACTCTCCCCCGCCGGCGTGGTCGCCCCCCCAAGGTGGCGCCCGATAATACGGATACACGCACAGCCCTGGTTCGCGCCGGGGTGGAATTGCTGACCGAGCAGGGATTCGTCTCCACCGGCATCGATCAGGTGCTGAAGAAAGTGGGGGTGCCCAAGGGCTCGTTCTATCACTACTTCGCCAGCAAGGATGATTTCGGCTTTGCCGTCATCCATGCCTATGGCGCCTATTTCGCCGCCAAGCTGGATCGCTGGCTGGCCAATCCGGCCCGACTGCCGCTGCAAGGTCTGGCCGATTTCGTCGCCGACGCCAAGGCTGGCATGGCCCGGTTCGATTTTCGCCGAGGCTGTCTGGTCGGCAATCTGGGCCAGGAACTGGGCGGAAGCCACGATGAATTCCGCCGTCGCCTCGAAGCCATCATGATGGATTGGCAGGCCCGCGTCGCCGCTTGCCTGCGCCAGGCCCGCGCCGCCGGCCAGATCAAGCCCGACGTCGATTGCGAGCGCATGGCCGAGTTCTTCTGGACCGGGTGGGAAGGCGCCATTTTGCGGGCCAAGCTGACCCGCTCGACCCGGCCCATGGACGTGTTCGCCGAAACATTTTTCACGCTTCTGACGGAGTAG